The Streptomyces sp. 135 sequence TCGGCGAGCAGCCACTCGGCCTGCGGGACGCGCTCGACGGAGATGGCCGTCGGCGCCTTGTCGACGAGAAGGACCTCGTGGCCGTTCTCCAGGAGCTCACCGGCGATGGAGCGACCCACCGCACCGGCTCCGGCAATGGCGACCCTCATCAGTGACCGCCCTCCTCGGGGCCTTCGGCGAACGCGGCTTCGACCTTGTCGACCTGATCGGTGCGCATCATCACATGCACCAGGTCGCCCTCCTGGAGGACCGTCTGCGAGGTCGGCAGGACCGCCTCACCCAGCCGGGTGAGGAAGGCGACGCGTACGCCGGTCTCCTCCTGGAGCCGGCTGATCTTGTGCCCGATCCAGGCCTCGGACGCGTGCACCTCGGCGAGCTGCACGCCGCCGGTGGGGTCGCGCCACAGCGGTTCCGCCCCCGAGGGGAGCAGGCGGCGCAACATCTGGTCGGCGGTCCAGCGGACGGTGGCGACCGTGGGGATGCCGAGGCGCTGGTAGACCTCGGCGCGGCGGGGGTCGTAGATGCGGGCCGCGACGTTCTCGATGCCGAACATCTCGCGGGCGACGCGGGCGGCGATGATGTTCGAGTTGTCGCCGCTGCTGACGGCGGCGAAGGCGCCCGCCTCCTCGATGCCGGCCTCGCGCAGGGTGTCCTGGTCGAAGCCGACGCCGGTGACGCGGCGGCCGCCGAACCCGGAGCCCAGGCGGCGGAAGGCCGTGGGGTCCTGGTCGACCACGGCGACCGTGTGCCCCTGTTGTTCCAGGGTCTGCGCGAGAGCGGAACCGACTCTCCCGCAGCCCATGATGACGATGTGCACGACCGTCCTTCCGGCTGTGTCAATACTCTGTGCTCAGGCTGAACGGTAAAAGCGTCTCAGACCGGAGCCCAAGCTACACACGCGCGGTCCGCGCAGGGCACCCCCGGGCACCCCCGCGCACCTGCCGGGCGGACGGATCCGCGGGCTCAGTCGACGCTGCGCAGCAGGCCCTCGACGTTCTGCAGCCGGTGACCGAGCTCCACCAGCTGGAGGCGGGTCGCCTCCTGCTCCGACCTGGCGCGTTCGACGGCCTCGCGGTACTCCTGCATGGCCTGCGCGTACTGCCGGTCGCGCTCGCGGTTGCGCTGCGACTGGAAGTAGGCGACGGCGACGACCGCGCCCGCGAGTATCAGGAAAAATGCGACCGGAATGATCACGTCGTCCACTAGGACGTCCCCTTGTCTGAGTGCTGTCCGTCGTCGCCCGTCCGGCCCTGCCGGACGGCCGCGACGATCGTATCCACGTTCAACCGCACGTCGAACGGCGCCAGTTCGAAGTACTTGAGCGCCTTGCCGTCGTCGGAGAGCTCCAGGCGGCCGACGACGAGGCCGGCCTTCTCCATGCGTTCGAGGTGCATGTAGAGCAGGGGGCGGGACACCCCGAGCCGCCGGGCCAGTTCGCTGACGTACAGCTGGCCGGACGCGAGCTCGCTGATGATCCGGATGCGCTGCGCGTGGCCGACCGCCGCGAGAAAAGCCAGGAGCTCCTCGCTGTCCATGGTCCGCCTTCGTGCTGGTCCCGATACCTGTCAGTCAAGGCTTACGTATGGCGGGTTCCGCTGTCAATCCGACGGATGCGACGGTTGACGGCTCGTTCCTTCACCTGTCAGTCTCCGCTTACACATGAAAGACGGAGTAGGAAGCTGCGAAGCGCAGGCGCTGGGCAGGCGAAGGGGTGGGGCGGGGATGGACATGAGAAGCGTCGGAAAACGGTCGGCCACGGTGCGCGTGGCCCGGTGGAGCGCGCTGCATCCGCGGCGGGCGATCATCGGGTGGCTGGCCTTCGTGGCGCTGTGCCTGGGCGGCGGGATCGCCGCCGGCATGAACAGCGCCACCTCGGAGGACTTCCGCGTCGGCGAGGCCGGCCGGGCCGAGGCCCTGGCCACCGAGGGCGGCGTCCAGCTCAGGCCCACGGAACAGATACTGATCCGGGCCGCGTCGGGCCCCCTGGACGAGGCGGCCGCCGACGCCGCCGTCAAGGACGTCACCACCCGGATGAAGGCACTGCCCGAGGTCGCCTCGGTGGCGGAGCCGGTGCGCTCGGCGGACGGGCGCGTCCTGCGGGTGCCGGTGGAGCTCAACGGCTCGGAGCAGGACGGCAAGAAGAACGTCGTCCCGTTGAGGGCCCAGACGGAGGAGGCCGCCCAGGCCCACCCGGAGCTGACGATCGAGGAGACCGGCGACGCCTCCGTCAGCAAGGGCGTCAACGACCAGCGCGGCAAGGACCTCGCCTTCTCCGAGGCGATCACGCTGCCCGTCACGCTGATCACACTGGCCGTCGTCTTCGGCTCGGTCGTCATGGTCGGCGTACCGCTGCTGCTCGCGATCACGTCGATCATGGCGACCATGGGCCTGGCGATGGTGGCCTCGCACCTGCTGCCCGACACCGGCGTCGGGATGAGCATGATCCTGCTCATCGGCATGGCCGTCGGCGTCGACTACACGCTCTTCTACCTCAAGCGCGAGCGCGAGGAGCGGGCCAGGGCGGGCGGCCGCCTCACCTCCGAGGCGCTCGTCGAGGCCGCCGCGGCGACGGCCGGCCGGGCCATCGTGGTCTCCGGGCTCGCCGTGATCGTCTCCACCACCGCGCTCTTCCTGGCCCGTGACGTCATCTTCGACTCGCTCGCCACCGGCACCATCCTGGTCGTCGCCGTCGCCGTGGTCAGCTCGGTCACGGTGCTTCCCGCGCTGCTGGTCAAGCTCGGCCGCCGTACCGAGCGCCGCGCCGCCAGGCGCCTCGCCCGGGGCAAGTCCGTGTGCGCGTACGGCGAGAAGGGTCCCGGCCGCGCCTGGCACGCCCTGCTCACGCCCGCCCGCAAGCACCCCGCGCTCACCCTGGGCCTGTCGGTCCTCGTCATGCTGGGGCTCGCGCTGCCCGCGCTGAACATGAACCTCAAGAATCCGGCGCGGGACAGCTTCTCCCGCGAGATCGCGGCGATGAAGGGGTACGACAGGCTGCTCGCGGCCTTCCCCGAGCTGCGTGTGCGCCACCTGGTCGTGGTGCGGGCGCGGGCCTCGCAGTCCGGTGAGGTGCGGCAGGCCCTCCGGGAGCTGGCCCGCGAGGCACAGGCGGACCCGCTCTTCGCCGACCGCGCCGGTGCTCCGGTTGCCCGCTCCTCCGAGGAGCAGAGAAGCGGCGCTCCGGTCGTCCGCTCCTCTGAGGACCGCAGGACCACACCTCCGCTCCTCCGCTCCTCCGAGGACCGCAGGACCACAACCCTGGAGCTCAACACCCGCCACGCCACGTACTCGCAAGAGGCCGAAGCCTCACTCGATCACCTGCGCGACCGCCACCTCCCCGCCACCGTCGGCAAGCTCCCCGGCGTGGAGACCGCCGTCACCGGCGAGGTGGCCCGCGGCGTCGACTACGTGGAGCACCAGAACGAGAAGCTGCCGCTCGTCCTCGGCTTCCTGCTCCTGATGACCTTCGCCATGACGGTCTACGCGTTCCGCTCGGTCGTCCTCGGGCTGCTCGGCGTCGGGCTCAACCTGCTCTCCGCCGCCTCCGCGCTCGGACTGCTCGTCCTCGTCTTCCAGGGCCGGTGGGCCGAGGACCTGCTCTCCTTCGTCTCGCTCGACGGCATCTCCTCGCGCGTACCGCTCTTCCTCTTCGTGATCCTCTTCGGGCTCTCGATGGACTACCAGGTCTTCGTCGTCAGCCGGATCCGCGAGGCCGCGCTGAACGGCGTGCCCACGCGGCAGGCGGTCCTCGACGGCATCGCCTCCTCCGCGAAGGTGGTCACCAGCGCGGCCCTCGTCATGGTCACCGTCTTCGCGAGCTTCGTGATGCTGCACATCCTGGAGATGAAGCAGATGGGGTTCGTCCTCGCGGCGGCAGTCCTGCTCGACGCCTTCGTGATTCGCGTCATGATCCTTCCGGCGGCGCTGCTCCTCCTCGGGCGCGCCACCTGGTGGCCGTCCCGTGCGATCCGACGCGCGCAGGGGCGGTCGGCTCCCCGCAGTGAAGGGCCCGACGGGCCCGACGGGGGCTTTGCCGCCGGGGGCGAGGGGGGCCGCCCCGAGGGAAGTTTTGAGCAGCGCTCTAAACAGGGCAGCCTCCCACACAGCGGATAGCCGAACCAGATGGGGGTGGTGGGTGGGCGGGCGCCCGATCGAACGCTTACGATCCTCTGCGTGTCCAAACTGACCGACGTGCCCAAACGGATCCTCATCGGGCGCGCACTGCGCAGTGACCGGCTCGGAGAAACGCTCCTGCCGAAGCGCATCGCACTCCCCGTCTTCGCGTCCGACCCGCTCTCCTCCGTGGCGTACGCGCCGGGAGAGGTCCTTCTCGTCCTCTCCATCGCGGGTGTGTCGGCGTACCACTTCAGCCCGTGGATCGCGGTGGCGGTCGTGGTGCTGATGTTCACCGTGGTCGCCTCGTACAGACAGAACGTGCACGCGTACCCGAGCGGTGGTGGCGACTACGAGGTCGCCACCACCAACCTCGGCCCCAAGGCCGGCCTCACCGTCGCGAGCGCCCTGCTCGTCGACTACGTCCTGACCGTGGCCGTGTCGATCTCCTCGGGCATCGAGAACCTCGGCTCCGCGGTCCCCTTCGTGGTCGAGCACAAGGTCCTCTGCGCGGTCGCCGTCATCGTCCTGCTCACACTGATGAACCTGCGCGGCGTGAAGGAGTCCGGGAAGCTCTTCGCCATCCCGACGTACGTCTTCGTGGCCGGCGTATTCCTCATGATCGCGTGGGGCGCCTTCCGGGGCATCGTCCTGGACGACACCATGCGGGCGCCCACCGCCGACTACGAGATCAAGCCCGAGCACCAGGGCCTCGCGGGCTTCGCGCTGGTCTTCCTGCTCCTGAGGGCGTTCTCCTCGGGCTGTGCCGCGCTCACCGGCGTCGAGGCGATCAGCAACGGCGTCCCGGCCTTCCGCAAGCCGAAGTCCAGGAACGCCGCGACGACGCTCGCCCTCATGGGCGGCCTGGCCGTCACCATGTTCTGCGGCATCATCGCGCTCGCCATGGTGACCAAGGTCCGCATGGCGGAGTACCCGGGCAAGGACCTCTTCCACAACGGCGTCCCGGTCGGCTCGGACTACGTCCAGAACCCGGTGATCTCCCAGGTCGCCGAGGCCGTCTTCGGCCACGGCAGCTTCCTGTTCATGATCCTCGCGGCCGCCACCGCGCTCGTCCTCTTCCTCGCGGCCAACACGGCGTACAACGGCTTCCCGCTGCTCGGCTCGATCCTCGCCCAGGACCGCTACCTGCCGCGCCAGCTGCACACCCGCGGCGACCGCCTCGCGTTCTCCAACGGCATCGTGCTCCTGGCGGGCGCCGCGGCCCTCCTGGTCTTCGTCTACGGCGCCGACTCCACCCGCCTGATCCAGCTCTACATCGTCGGCGTCTTCGTCTCCTTCACGCTCAGCCAGATCGGCATGGTCCGGCACTGGAACCGCCACCTGGCCGCCGAGAAGGACCAGAACAAGCGCCGCCGCATGATCCGCTCCCGCGCGATCAACACCTTCGGCGCCTTCTTCACGGGCCTGGTCCTGGTCGTCGTACTCGTCACCAAGTTCACCCACGGCGCCTGGGTCGCCCTGCTCGGCATGGTGATCTTCTACGCGACGATGACGGCGATCCGCCGCCACTACGACCGCGTGGCCGAGGAGATCGCCGCCCCGGACACCCCGTCCGACGACAGCGTGCGCCCCTCCCGCGTCCACTCGATCGTCCTCGTCTCCAAGATCCACCGGCCGACGCTGCGCGCCCTGTCGTACGCGAAGCTGATGCGCTCGCACACGCTCGAGGCGCTCAGCATCAACGTCGACCCGGCGGAGACCAAGGCCCTCAAGGACGAGTGGGAGCGACGCGGCATCACCGTGCCGCTGAAGGTCCTCGACTCGCCCTACCGCGAGATCACCCGGCCGATCATCGAGTACGTGAAGAACCTGCGCCGGGAGAGCCCGCGCGACGTGGTCAGCGTGATCATCCCCGAGTACGTGGTGGGCCACTGGTACGAGCACCTGCTGCACAACCAGAGCGCGCTGCGCCTCAAGGGTCGGCTGCTCTTCACGCCGGGCGTGATGGTGACGTCCGTCCCCTACCAGCTGGACTCCTCCGAGGCCGCGAAGCGGCGGGCCCGCAAGCGCCAGGAGTGGAACGCGCCGGGTGCGGTGCGGCGGGGCCCGGTGGAGAAGCCGAGGCGCACCAAGGAGAAGGAGAAGGAGCCGAGCAAGAGGGCATGACGCCGCCTTGCGGCGCTGTCTGTGGTGAACAGCCGGACGACACCCACGTAGACTGGTGGGCTGTTGTCCGGCTGTTCCCCTTTTTACGTTGTGGAGTCACCCCGCCATGCAGGCAGAACCGAAGAATCCGCAGGCGGGGAACTCCCTGGTCGGACACGAGTACGAGGTCGAGATCGGCCCCGTAGCGCACGGCGGCCACTGCATCGCCCGCACGGTGGAGGGCCAGGTGCTCTTCGTGCGGCACGCGCTGCCCGGCGAGAAGGTCATCGCACGGGTGACCGAGGGCGAGGAGGGTGCGCGCTTCCTGCGCGCGGACGCGGTGCAGATCCTCGACCCCTCCAAGGACCGCGTCGAGGCCCCCTGCCCCTACGCCGGCCCCGGCCGCTGCGGCGGCTGCGACTGGCAGCACGCGAAGCCGGGCGCGCAGCGCCGGCTCAAGGGCGAGGTCATCGCCGAACAGCTCAAGCGCCTCGCGGGCCTGACCCCCGAGGAGGCCGGCTGGGACGGCACGGTCATGCCGGCCGAGGGCGACAAGCTGCCGCCGGGCGAGGTCCCTTCCTGGCGTACGCGCGTGCAGTACGCGGTGGACGCGGACGGCAACGCCGGTCTGCGCCGCCACCGCTCGCACGAGGTCGAGCCGATCGAGCACTGCATGATCGCGGCGGACGGCGTCTCCGAACTCGGCATCGAACAGCGTGACTGGTCCGGCATGGAGTCGATCGAGGCGATCGCGGCGACGGGCTCCCAGGACCGCCAGGTGATCCTCACCCCGAAGCCGGGCGCGCGGCTGCCGATCGTGGAGCTGGACAAGCCGGTGTCGGTGATGAGGGTGGAGGAGAAGGACGGCGGCATCCACCGCGTCCATGGCCGCCCCTTCGTCCGTGAGCGGGCCGACGGCCGGACGTACCGGGTCGGCAGCGGCGGCTTCTGGCAGGTCCACCCGAAGGCGGCGGAGACGCTGATGCTCGCCGTGATGCAGGGCCTGCTGCCCCGCAAGGGCGACACGGCGCTGGACCTCTACTGCGGGGTCGGCCTCTTCGCGGGCGCCCTCGCGGACCGGGTCGGGGAGCAGGGCGCGGTGCTCGGCATCGAGTCCGGCAAGCGGGCCGTGGAGGACGCGCGCCACAACCTCGCTGCCTTCGACCGCGTCCGCATCGAACAGGGCAAGGTCGAATCGGTCCTCCCGCGCACGGGCATCACGGAGGCCGACCTGATCGTCCTGGACCCCCCGCGCGCAGGCGCGGGCAAGCAGACGGTCCGCCACCTGGCGGGCCTCGGCGCCCGCCGGATCGCGTACGTGGCCTGCGATCCGGCGGCGCTGGCGCGGGACCTCGGGTACTTCCGGGAGGGCGGGTACCGGGTGCGGTCGCTGCGGGCGTTCGATCTGTTTCCGATGACGCACCACGTGGAGTGCGTGGCGATCCTGGAGCCGGCGAAGAAGGACGCCTGACCTGGGGTTTTGTGGGTGCGCGGTATGTGCCGTGTGGGCGTTACGGGCGATATCTTGACGCTGAGATGACGCTCGTGACGCCCATTTGACGCTCGTTCTGATGGAGAGTCAGGTCCCTTCGGGGGCTACAGGCAAGCAGGGGCGAGACGTGCAGGTCATTTCCCTCTGGACCCCGTCGACCACGTTTGGCGTTTTCCATCCCCACTGGAGTGGTGCTGGCGTCCCGGCCTCACGCGCGTTTGGATGTCGCGAGTGGCCCTCTACGAGCCGTCGGCTGCCCGTTCGGGCATGGGCGTCCAGGCGCTGACGGCCAGGGCGCGGGGATGGCCACGGGTGGCGAGCGCCGCCGTCACCCGCTTGACGGCGGCGTCGACGGTCTCGTGTTCCCAGACGCGGAGTGGCAGCCAACCGATCAGCGTGAGGTGGGCATCGGTCTCCTCGTCGCGGCGGGCGTTGCCCCGAAGCTTCTGCCGCCACCACTCCGCGTTGTGCCGGGGCGCGTGCAGGTGACTTGGGCAGGCGTGCCAGAAGCAGCCCTGTACGAACACGGCGGTGCGCCACTTCATGAACGTGACGTCGGCGCGACGACGTGGCATGCCGACGATCGGCAGGTCCACGCGGTAGCGGAAGCCCAATGAGTGCAGAGCCCGGCGAAGCGCAAGCTCCGGAGCCGTGTCCCGGCTTCGCTGGGCGACCATGACCCGCCGCGCGTTGGCATCGCGCGGCGCCGGCGTCTCCCTGCGGCGTTCCTGGATTCTCACGCCTGATCAACCATCGGGGTGCCTCGCCGTTACGGGCGTCGTACCGTTGATCCGCCCGGGCCGTTCACGACCGCTGCTCATGCTGCGACCGAACTCGGCATCGTGCTCCTTCCCGGTTTCACCGAGGGGTTGTGGGCAGTGGTCGGACGTGATTGTGCGACGGGCAGGCCTCAGGAGCCGGATAGCAGCGCCGTGACCGTGGATTGAACGAGTTGGGCCGCCGCGAGGACGCTGGGGATGGCTCCGGGCCGACCGCGCTGAAGATCGGGGGCGGACACAGAGGGGCGTCATCTTCAGGCCGAATCGAGTGCTTGGGGGCGGTCGGCGGCCGTCCCTGAACTTCCTCCGAAGCTTGGGAGTCGGACACGCGGTCCCACGTGCCGGCTGTGCCGCTCCTCCGATTGTCATTGAGGAACTGTGCGTAACCGAGGAAAGCTTTCCGTCTTGCTCTTCGTAGGACTCGACCTGCGGCCAAGTGCTTAGAAGGCACCTGGTGGATGGGGAAGTGGGGTGGCTCTGACCTGCGCGGACGTTCTGTGTGACTGATGGGCGACGAGAACTTCGGTTGTTTTCGGGACGACGGCCCGGGGTGGACCGAAGGGGGGCGATGGCCCCCGGCCTCAGCTGCGCTGTGTTGGGATGCTCGGGGGAGTGCGCGCGGCCATGTGACTGTTGTTCGGCATCTCGTTGTGCCGGTCCCGTAGGTGGCGGAGGAGGAGGGTCGCCGTAAGATCTCCAACGGACATGTCGGACTCGAATGCGGCCTGACTGATCGCTGCGTATTCGCTGCGGCCCATGATCACGCCGCGTACGGTTCGTGAGTCCGGATGCCTCCACCCGCAGCAGATGCGTCGGGTGCAGACATCGGGCTCGGAGGGATCGACGCTTGGCGTCTTCCAAGGCAGGTGAGGGTACCGATCCAGCGTCTTCCTGCACAGTTCGAGGTGGCCCCAGATGTCGCCCTTGTTCTTGTAGCGGGCTGCCCCGAAGTGGTGCCGGAACCAGTCTCGGCGATCAGGGTCGGCGATCTCGCGGCGTACTCGCTCGATGCGTGTCTCGAACCCGGCGAACATGCGGAGAGGCATCTTGCGCGTGTCGAAACCGTCGCGGGGATGCTCGCGGTGCAGCTTCTGGTCGATGAGCCACTCCATCGGACTGCGCCCACGCTTCCAGTCGTTGCAGGGCTTGCATGCCGGGAGGAAGTTCCACCACACGTCGGCGCCATTGCCGGCCACGGGTTGCTGATGATCGAGGGTCGTTGACGGCTTGACAGCGCAGTAGGTGCACAAGCCTTCGTTCGCGGTGAGGCTCATCAGCCAGACGTACGTGGCCTGCTTCGTTCGACTGCCCCGGGGCACGGTAGCGTCCGCCATCGGCTTCTCCTTGTGTTGCTCTTCTGAGGGCGGCACGCTACTCGACGCCACTGACAATGGGTGCCTGGGTGGGCACGCAGGGTGAGGGGGGCGACAGGAACGTGATCTAGACGCCTCGGTACCGATGGCCCGGGCTGAACCTCATCGTCTGCTCGGCGGCGTTGCGTCAGTGGCATGTAGCGGCAGGGAGACGCCGCAAGATTCCCGCCATCAGCCGGTTTTGCTCAATCGGTGGCTTGGCCTTTCCAGTTTGGGCAGTATGCGCTTGGGGCGGTGATCGAACGGGAGGGGACACGGATGGCGATCGAGGTGCTGCCGGTGACGGGAGAGCAGTCGGACTTGCTCAGCGCCGCCATTGCCCTGGGTGACCGATACACGAAGCGCCTGGGGCTGCTCACCCCACCCGCGTACCGCAAGTACGCCGAGGACGGCGGGCTGTTGGTCGCGCTGGAAGGTGATGAACTTGTCGGGTATGCGCTCTTCGGGTTGCCCAAACGCAGCCAGCATGTCCGTCTCGTGCATCTCTGCGTGGCCGAGGAGCACCGAGGGAAGGGCATTGCGCGGCGCTTGATCGCGGAGCTGCGCAGCAGGCAAGGGCATCGGCTCGGCATTCGGGCCAGGTGCCGACGGGACTACGGGCTCAGCCCCATGTGGAGCGGCCTCGGTTTCGTTCCGAAGGGTGAGGACATTGGCCGTGGCGAGGACAAGGAGCCTCTTGACACCTGGTGGCTCGACCTTGGTCATGATGACCTGTTCACCGAGGTGCGAAGCGACGCCCTGCTGGTCGTGACTGTCGACCACAGCGTCTTCTCCGGACTGCGGAGCGAGGGTGCTGAGCGGGCTGTCGAGGAGTCGAAGGCCCTTGAAGCCGGCTGGCTAGCGGACCTGATCGAGCTGACATACACACCGCAGCTCCTTCTTGATGTGCACGAGATCGAGAACCGTGAGGCGAGACAGCGTCAGCGCAACGGTCTGCCCCAGCTTCGAGCGGCGTCGCCTGACGGGGCGGCGGTATCGGTTCGCCAGCAGGAGATGCTTGCAGCCCTGAGCAAAGAACTGCCGGAATTGCTGATCGACGGCAAGATGCGTGCTCGACTGCGCTACGTGGCCGAGACTTCCTGCGCCGGGCTGCAGGTGTTGGTGACGCGCGATCCCGAGTTGGAGAGGCTGGCTGATATCGCTTGGGATGTGGCGCGCGTTCGGGTGGTGTCGCCGGCCATGGTGACACTTCATGTGGACGAGCTCCGCCAAGCCCAGGTGTACCGTCCGGCGGACCTCATGGGGACAGCCTTCTCGATGGAGGAAGTCGCATCCGGGAGTGAAGGTGAGTTGGTCGCCTTCTTCGAGCAGACGGGCGGCGACACAGGAACCGCCTTCGTGGAGCGATTGAAGGCGCTCGGCGCGGATGGCGTGCTGTGGCGGAGAGAGCTGCTTCGGGACGGCGACGGGCATCCGGTGGCCCTCTATGCCTGGGCGATGGATGGTCGCACGTTGAACGTCGCCATCCTGCGCACCGCTTCCCATCCATTGGAGGAGACGCTTGCCCGGCAGTTGCTCTTCATGCTCAAGCGGCTGGGGCGAGATCGAGGCGCGCAGATCGTGCGCATTGCTGATCCCTATCTCTCCACAGCCGCCAGGTCTGCTCTGGGTGCCGACGGATTCACCGAGGACGAGCGCGGCTTCGCGGCACTCATCGTCGATCTCTGCGGGCCGGCTGAGGCCGTTTCGGAGGCGGCAGGAGAG is a genomic window containing:
- a CDS encoding MMPL family transporter — protein: MRSVGKRSATVRVARWSALHPRRAIIGWLAFVALCLGGGIAAGMNSATSEDFRVGEAGRAEALATEGGVQLRPTEQILIRAASGPLDEAAADAAVKDVTTRMKALPEVASVAEPVRSADGRVLRVPVELNGSEQDGKKNVVPLRAQTEEAAQAHPELTIEETGDASVSKGVNDQRGKDLAFSEAITLPVTLITLAVVFGSVVMVGVPLLLAITSIMATMGLAMVASHLLPDTGVGMSMILLIGMAVGVDYTLFYLKREREERARAGGRLTSEALVEAAAATAGRAIVVSGLAVIVSTTALFLARDVIFDSLATGTILVVAVAVVSSVTVLPALLVKLGRRTERRAARRLARGKSVCAYGEKGPGRAWHALLTPARKHPALTLGLSVLVMLGLALPALNMNLKNPARDSFSREIAAMKGYDRLLAAFPELRVRHLVVVRARASQSGEVRQALRELAREAQADPLFADRAGAPVARSSEEQRSGAPVVRSSEDRRTTPPLLRSSEDRRTTTLELNTRHATYSQEAEASLDHLRDRHLPATVGKLPGVETAVTGEVARGVDYVEHQNEKLPLVLGFLLLMTFAMTVYAFRSVVLGLLGVGLNLLSAASALGLLVLVFQGRWAEDLLSFVSLDGISSRVPLFLFVILFGLSMDYQVFVVSRIREAALNGVPTRQAVLDGIASSAKVVTSAALVMVTVFASFVMLHILEMKQMGFVLAAAVLLDAFVIRVMILPAALLLLGRATWWPSRAIRRAQGRSAPRSEGPDGPDGGFAAGGEGGRPEGSFEQRSKQGSLPHSG
- a CDS encoding class I SAM-dependent RNA methyltransferase; its protein translation is MQAEPKNPQAGNSLVGHEYEVEIGPVAHGGHCIARTVEGQVLFVRHALPGEKVIARVTEGEEGARFLRADAVQILDPSKDRVEAPCPYAGPGRCGGCDWQHAKPGAQRRLKGEVIAEQLKRLAGLTPEEAGWDGTVMPAEGDKLPPGEVPSWRTRVQYAVDADGNAGLRRHRSHEVEPIEHCMIAADGVSELGIEQRDWSGMESIEAIAATGSQDRQVILTPKPGARLPIVELDKPVSVMRVEEKDGGIHRVHGRPFVRERADGRTYRVGSGGFWQVHPKAAETLMLAVMQGLLPRKGDTALDLYCGVGLFAGALADRVGEQGAVLGIESGKRAVEDARHNLAAFDRVRIEQGKVESVLPRTGITEADLIVLDPPRAGAGKQTVRHLAGLGARRIAYVACDPAALARDLGYFREGGYRVRSLRAFDLFPMTHHVECVAILEPAKKDA
- a CDS encoding winged helix-turn-helix domain-containing protein, coding for MDSEELLAFLAAVGHAQRIRIISELASGQLYVSELARRLGVSRPLLYMHLERMEKAGLVVGRLELSDDGKALKYFELAPFDVRLNVDTIVAAVRQGRTGDDGQHSDKGTS
- a CDS encoding APC family permease, giving the protein MSKLTDVPKRILIGRALRSDRLGETLLPKRIALPVFASDPLSSVAYAPGEVLLVLSIAGVSAYHFSPWIAVAVVVLMFTVVASYRQNVHAYPSGGGDYEVATTNLGPKAGLTVASALLVDYVLTVAVSISSGIENLGSAVPFVVEHKVLCAVAVIVLLTLMNLRGVKESGKLFAIPTYVFVAGVFLMIAWGAFRGIVLDDTMRAPTADYEIKPEHQGLAGFALVFLLLRAFSSGCAALTGVEAISNGVPAFRKPKSRNAATTLALMGGLAVTMFCGIIALAMVTKVRMAEYPGKDLFHNGVPVGSDYVQNPVISQVAEAVFGHGSFLFMILAAATALVLFLAANTAYNGFPLLGSILAQDRYLPRQLHTRGDRLAFSNGIVLLAGAAALLVFVYGADSTRLIQLYIVGVFVSFTLSQIGMVRHWNRHLAAEKDQNKRRRMIRSRAINTFGAFFTGLVLVVVLVTKFTHGAWVALLGMVIFYATMTAIRRHYDRVAEEIAAPDTPSDDSVRPSRVHSIVLVSKIHRPTLRALSYAKLMRSHTLEALSINVDPAETKALKDEWERRGITVPLKVLDSPYREITRPIIEYVKNLRRESPRDVVSVIIPEYVVGHWYEHLLHNQSALRLKGRLLFTPGVMVTSVPYQLDSSEAAKRRARKRQEWNAPGAVRRGPVEKPRRTKEKEKEPSKRA
- a CDS encoding very short patch repair endonuclease, whose product is MRIQERRRETPAPRDANARRVMVAQRSRDTAPELALRRALHSLGFRYRVDLPIVGMPRRRADVTFMKWRTAVFVQGCFWHACPSHLHAPRHNAEWWRQKLRGNARRDEETDAHLTLIGWLPLRVWEHETVDAAVKRVTAALATRGHPRALAVSAWTPMPERAADGS
- a CDS encoding TrkA family potassium uptake protein, translating into MHIVIMGCGRVGSALAQTLEQQGHTVAVVDQDPTAFRRLGSGFGGRRVTGVGFDQDTLREAGIEEAGAFAAVSSGDNSNIIAARVAREMFGIENVAARIYDPRRAEVYQRLGIPTVATVRWTADQMLRRLLPSGAEPLWRDPTGGVQLAEVHASEAWIGHKISRLQEETGVRVAFLTRLGEAVLPTSQTVLQEGDLVHVMMRTDQVDKVEAAFAEGPEEGGH
- a CDS encoding GNAT family N-acetyltransferase is translated as MAIEVLPVTGEQSDLLSAAIALGDRYTKRLGLLTPPAYRKYAEDGGLLVALEGDELVGYALFGLPKRSQHVRLVHLCVAEEHRGKGIARRLIAELRSRQGHRLGIRARCRRDYGLSPMWSGLGFVPKGEDIGRGEDKEPLDTWWLDLGHDDLFTEVRSDALLVVTVDHSVFSGLRSEGAERAVEESKALEAGWLADLIELTYTPQLLLDVHEIENREARQRQRNGLPQLRAASPDGAAVSVRQQEMLAALSKELPELLIDGKMRARLRYVAETSCAGLQVLVTRDPELERLADIAWDVARVRVVSPAMVTLHVDELRQAQVYRPADLMGTAFSMEEVASGSEGELVAFFEQTGGDTGTAFVERLKALGADGVLWRRELLRDGDGHPVALYAWAMDGRTLNVAILRTASHPLEETLARQLLFMLKRLGRDRGAQIVRIADPYLSTAARSALGADGFTEDERGFAALIVDLCGPAEAVSEAAGEIAARAGRTAPRLDARASPEVVSVAERAWWPAKLIDTALPSFVVPVRPLWSTELFNVPAMLVPRDDVLGISREHVYYRSAGHRGESVPSRVLWYVSRGTAGQQGMMAVGCSRLDEVIVDDPDSLFSRFEHLGVYGRADVRAQAEPTGKVMALRFSDTEIFPAQVTRSRLTSLAKGLGLTWKTPMSMMKIDSALFQAVYEEGHRKT
- a CDS encoding HNH endonuclease signature motif containing protein; its protein translation is MADATVPRGSRTKQATYVWLMSLTANEGLCTYCAVKPSTTLDHQQPVAGNGADVWWNFLPACKPCNDWKRGRSPMEWLIDQKLHREHPRDGFDTRKMPLRMFAGFETRIERVRREIADPDRRDWFRHHFGAARYKNKGDIWGHLELCRKTLDRYPHLPWKTPSVDPSEPDVCTRRICCGWRHPDSRTVRGVIMGRSEYAAISQAAFESDMSVGDLTATLLLRHLRDRHNEMPNNSHMAARTPPSIPTQRS